The DNA region gcacgttgaagtgtttttgacctcggatgcgtgtaaatctattgtatgagagctttaaaacaaaattaggcacgtttcaaatccataataagTGCTCTTTAAATGAAcatgcttttctttgttaaataataacatattaaaaGTCACGGTGAATGAGTTTTTactgatttgagaattcagtagAGCTGAGGTCTGTTGTTTTGTCGACTGTGTTGTTTTTAGTATGAGAGACAAACTACAACAATGACACAAGGATTCCctggagaggaagcagaggaAGATTCCAGTTTATTTGAGGAAGTGACTGATGTCACTATACAGCCACACCTCACTGATCAGGCCAGCACCTCAGAGGGTATGCACATACACCCAGCCATACACCCAGGTCAAGTTCCTTATCGATTTTGCAGGACACTTGTGTAAATATTCTCTGCTCCGTGTGTGTAGATACTAAGCTGAAGGAAGACGTGCATctatacagtgctgtggaaactCAATCTCTGCCCAGTGTGACTCCTACCGTGGCCTCCAACCAAGCTGCTGGTTCCACAGATGCTGTTTCTGGTGATGAGACTTATCAACGAGACGACATTCTTGAAAATGACCCGTCCGAAGATAGTGGAGAACACGCTGGAAAAATGGATGAAGACGCATCTCTTTTAACCGACACACCTCTAGCGAGGGATTACGAGTTCTCCATCTTTACCACTATAACTGAGTATCTAGAAGAATTTCTGGCACCACCTAGTCCCACACCAGCCACAGCAACAACAGAATCAGCAGCAGCAAAAGACCATACACTTACAGGGACAGACAAACGGCAAGAAAACTCTCTAGAGGAAGAAGAGCTTGTGACTCCTCCCCAAACAGCAAAAGATGTAGAAGATGCTGAAGTTCCTACACAAACAGAAGTGGAAATGGCTATGGAAGTGACCGAAGCCTCTAGAGAAATACACAAGGCTGTTACTCTAGCAGGAATAAAAGACGTTAACAGTTTCACAGTTAAAACGAAAGAAACGCCGAACGTTGAAAGAGAAGATTTTGATGTTTCCATAGTAATAAACGGAGACGAGTATGGGCTTGCTATGGAAACAATTACTCCAGCTATTGAGATTCATGAAGAGGAGATCCCCACAGAAGCTCATTCTGTTCACCCCATACATCTCTCTCCAGATAAAGAGTTTGTTCCCACCATGCCCTCTGAAGTCACTGTTCCTGAGAGAGAGTCTGTTCATCTACCAACTGGAACAGCAGAAGGGAGTGAAATCAGTATCGCCATGCCGACTAGCGCTTGGCGTGCTCTGATAGTGTTCTTCAGTCTTCGGGTGAACAATATGATATTTTCAGaagatttgtttaataaaagttCCCCAGAGTACAAAGCCCTGGAGCAGAGGTTCCTTgagttggtaaaaaaaaaaatcaatttatataaatgtagtatatattataattttgtggtaaaattgtagtgtacataaatatttgttttgaatAGTACTTTTCTGCTGGAATAGACTTTGTCTAGGTGcgtgtgtatttgtatacatGTGTCTATTTGCCAAATTCGCATATTTTAactgtctgtatatatatatatatataaactaggatatattatatataatttgtatttatcattttttatttgtgctttCCTCAGCTGGTTCCATACTTGCAGTCGAACCTCAGTGACTTTCAGAATCTGGAGATACTAAACTTCAGGAACGGCAGCATTGTGGTGAACAGCCGCATGAAGTTTTGGAAGCCAGTCTCTCGAGGAGTCACCACAGCTGTCTACCTGATCCTCGAGGACTTCTGTAACACAGCATACCAGACCATGAATCTGGCCATAGACAAATACTCAATCAATGTGGAATCAGGTAGGATCAGTACTCAAGCATGGCCGTAGAGTCAGAAAGGCTGTTTACGAGTGTAGACCTGACCGATTGTGGAAGTGTAGTAGTGTAACTCTAGTAGTAGTGAATAAAGGAGATGGGGCGGTGTTGGGTGTGGACATGGAAATGTATAGGACGTTAGCTAGGAGGAAGgtcaaacatgcaaactccgcacacacagggccgcggtgggaatcgaaccccgaaccctggaggtgtgaggcgaaaaTACACATCACTGTCTCAAGCACATTCTCTGTGTATTCGTAATGAGTGTTTTTGAGTCACAGGAGTACGAGTAATTGTGTACCTCATACAGACTATACCTAAAAACATATAGACGTATTTGACTttctatagagagagacaggatgcTCAGAAATCTCCAGCAAAACCGTTCTTACATATACGTACACATGGAGGAGATCTGAGGTACGAGAATTGTATGTTTCAATCATGTGTTCCATCGccacataaaaatgtatttttacaaaTCATTCCATaatgaaactgtgtgtgtgttgcattttaGGCGATCAGGCAGACCCGTGTAAATTCCAGGCATGTAATGAGTTTGCAGCGTGTACAGTGAGCCGCTGGTCCAGTgaagcagagtgtgtgtgtaacccgGGGTACTTCAGTGTTGATGGCTTGCCCTGCCAGAACATCTGTGAAATCCAGCCAGGTTTTTGCCTTAATGATGGCAAGTGTGACATCGTTCCGGGTCGAGGAGCCATCTGCAGGTATTTATCAGTGTGCCAACAcattgtgtatttgtatattgGAGATATTTGGATCACCGAGATATGCGATTTCTTGACTAAGGTTTTGTATGTGAAAAATGTACGAGCGTATTTCTGTTGGGAGTATCAACATTGCGTATGTGTTGTAGGTGTCGAGTAGGGCATAACTGGTGGTACAGAGGAGAGCACTGTGAAGAGTATGTGTCAGAGCCGTTGGTGGTGGGGATCGCCATAGCGTCGGTGGCTGGCTTCCTGCTGGTGGCTTCAGGAGTCATCTTTTTCCTAGCTCGGGCTCTGAGAAACCAGTATGAAGAGGAGGACATTGTGAGGTATTCGAATGACAACCCACTTCCCAACAGAATCCCTTTGGTAGTACTGTCTGTATGGCTTTTCACGTGTTCTcccctcatgtctgtgtggtTTCCTCTGCGTTCAggggtttcttcccacctcccaaaaacatgtgggGGATTGGCAACTCTAAATCACCCCTAGTCTGTGcaaatgtgtttgtgcatggtgctctgagATGAACTGGTGTCCCAGTGTTTTCTCACCTCacgtccagtgttcccaggataggctctggatccaccgtgaccctgaccagaataaaacagttactcaagatgaatgaatgaatgagcaggtgCTTTCACCCTTGGAGTCTTGGAGTACAGATGTGATAACCTGCCACCGACACTAACAAAACATGCCATCAGTGCTATTTATTTGCTTAACCCTTCGTCTATAAACACCCAAACCTTCCAACCCGTTCACCGCACAACCCACATGCACATACAAACAACACTACCTCCGTTGTTCTTGCATTCCTGTATATTTAAGATTagaaaaattcaattcaattcaattcaattttattcgtatagcgcgtttaacaatagacattatctcaaagcagctttacagaaacatataaacacaggatagagattttaagtgtgtggatttatccctattgagcgagacggtggtgacggtggtgaggaaaaactccctaagatgatatgaggaagaaaccttgagaggaacctgactcagaagggaacccgtcctcatctgggtaacaacagatagtgtgaaagtcaAAGAAAGgtcattatggtgtttatatgaagtctgtttgttgaactagtccattgttcactaaaggagacccgagtgtaaaactgcatgtggtaatcgcagtcccaaggacatcgcagcaaccgtagtcccagcaaccacagcgagaacgtccatgtggaattgacgtccaaaaccatttccatggtacttcaagtggtaccgtcctcagcgatctccaggccgtagcctccagttgatgagagctccatctagaggtagggcatcaggatggatcaggcaggtctggtcTGGAGAAATATTACAGGGGAACTGTTAATAAACATGGCTGAAGTGACTTTTGGATTGGTGTTAATGCTCATAGGTGCAAAACGCCAAGTATTAGATGTATTCTCAAATGAGAGACGTTTCCAGATTCATAATGTTGTGAACTCACTATTTTCTGAATCcacataaaacatgaaaaacattcaTTGCAATGGAATAATCCTCACTGGTAGTCGCAAATATTTGCCTACAGACATAAAGGTTGCACAGTTCATGCTTTCGTTTCTCCAGGTTTAACGCAACACCATGTCTAACTCATCAGTGTTCACGCCGTCTGAGAACTGAATAAAGTGTGGagtaaagcaaaacaacaaataatgaagtaatatgaacatttatttaggACATTAGAGCAGAATTTTACTGTGTTCGTGGCCTGTGCTGCAGTAACTGGTGACGACTCTGAGGCTGTACTCAGAGCTTTCTCTCCTCAGACTTGGTAATGAGCCGTTTCCATGGAAACGCACCACTTCAATTCTTCAATACCACTTCTAACAGGTTTATAGATAGAAAACCTAAGCTACActatacattataataatacGCCACAGAGAAAGATTCGCTGATAGCTTTTTATAAGTCAAAAGCTCGTAAATGGCATGGTTGTCTCCTGACATTAACACGCTAGCCTTCACTATCGTTAGTTAACGTGTAATCTATTTTTAGGCCCGCAAATTGCATCAGCAATGCAAACATACCTTCTAGCCTTCCCGTGTTTGGCCTTACCTCTTCGGCTGAAACTGAGGACTTAGATTATTCGTATTGTTTTAGAATGACATCATTATTATTGGTCTAGAAAAAAACCCtctgttttaaataacaaactgTTCCTTCTTCTGCACCTATATATAgggcttttttaaccttagcggtttcaaagcgctttacactggttctcattcacccaaatggtagcagagctgccatgcaaggcgttaacttgccatcgggagcaacttggggttcagtgtccaaggacacttctgCATGTGGAGCCaggtggagtcatgtggagtcatgtggaatCATGTCGAGTCACATGGAGTCACGTGGAATCATGTGGAATCatttggagtcatgtggagtcacatggaatcatgtggaatcatgtggagtcatgtggagtcatgtggagtcacgtggaatcatgtggaatcatgtggagtcatgtgtaGTCACGTGGAAtaatgtggagtcatgtggagtcatgtggagtcatgtggagtcacgtggaatcatgtggaatcatgtggagtcatgtggagtcacgtggaataatgtggagtcatgtggagtcatgtgggctgggaatcaaaccaccaacccgcTCTACCTGAGCCATAGCTggtcaaaaataataatgacactGCATTTACTTGTCAACTCAGTGTGTGAGCTGTGTGCATGTGGGTCTTTGTGGACTCTTTACTTGTTTCAAGGGAGCAGATGCCTGCATCATGATAAAAGAATGTCATGAggacatttcctttttttcttcttctttttttttttttgttactgatATTACAGCTAGGATAAGGAGTGGCATTTTGTACCTACCGTAAACCCACAAATCAATGCAAATACaggacagaaatgttcagtgtgtatgtgtttgtatctGTACACACAGGAGACGAGACAGTATTGCTTccctggaatgggctacaaagTACAATCCCATGTATGAGAGTGATGTGACGACGGGCTACAATCATTACTACCAGCGGTATCCCGAACCTCCGATCCATAGCAGCGCCAGTGCCGAGGTCTCCACAGACTTCAGCACTGAGGAGATCCAGCACATCTACGAGAACATTGAACTCACCAAAGAGGTACGTTCCCTACGGTGCACATATGGAGGAAGGCTGATGAGGTCTGTTGGTGTGCTTAAAAGTTTTTTGGTGTTTTATCTATAATCTTTTATCGTTGGTCTGCAGGAGATTCAGGACCGGATTCGCATTATTGATCTTTATGCTAAAGATCGTCAGTGTGTGAACATTGTGAGACAGGATCAAGCGTGAGTGTGGCTGTGTAACTGTGTTATTCATTTCCTTTCTGTACAAGGTATGTTCACTtttctacgtgtgtgtgtgtgtgtgtgtgtgtgtgtcatactgTACAGAAAGTGTGGTAGATACTCAGAGTGAGATTTCATCAACATGAAAAGGACACACCTTGTAGCCTGCTACACACAAGAAGCTATTCCTGTTAACCAATCAGTAAAATGTCTTCACATTAGTTTAACACCTTTTCATTTGCAATTTAAGACATTAACCTGTTTACGGTATTTTGTTAACTCGTCTGTTTATTGCCATTACAGGAACATGTGAAGAATGCTTGATGAGCATTTAGGCGTATAGTCTTTTCTCTTACCTATATCACACGGATCTGAATGTGTATCATATGAGATGCTTGTTTCCCAGTTAGTGCCTTATTGAATGTGCTTTAATGGGGGTTGATTACTCAGCCAATCATAAGCTAGAGTTCAGAAATATGGCCCTGTCCCAATCAGAATCCATTCACTTTCTTTTTCACCTTATTTTGATGTGTTTAGTCTTAAACTATGGTTAAAATACATTTGTCATATGTCGatttgattagattagattagtctCATCGAATCGTCATAGATCGATTCGATTAGATATCGTCATATGTCCTACAAACAACAGGAAATATCAGGTGTAATATGTACTTAATGTAAATATTCCTTTATAATGGCAGTGGTGGCCAGTGGTGGCCAGTGGTGGCTGGGTTGGGGGTCGGGGGCGGGGGGGAGTTTAGTGGTGGCTCGTTGGGGGGGATCagtgcaaagaaaagaatttcactgtgctgtaatgtatatgtgataaataaagactcatcatcattatcataatcATCTTTGTAAATGCGAATGATGTTGGTCTTTCTGGACCACTGAATCTCTGAACAGATGTTTTATTCTCCTTTAATACCACCGCTAAATCTGAGGTGTGGCATGTTTTCAATTTCCCCACATCCTCTCTGACAAGGCCAAAAGAGATAAACCTAGAAGAATGATTACTTTCCAGGGCTATTCCTCATAATCTCGGCCCGCTTTTTCTAAAGTTATTACAACCAAATTTTTGATCCACAGGATTAAAGGAGATAAGTGAAAGCAAAGGAGGAATGTAAGAGAGCGTTATCAATTCTTTCATGCTGCTCTAAATTGATTCCCATTACCTCAAACCAGACTGATCTCCAGGACAACCCACagaaacacactcaaacacGATGTAGCAGCTGACGCTGTAGAACTGAACAGATGTAGCTTCTGTATTCggttagcttttattttttatcttttactCCATTGCTGACTGAGCATGTTACATAACTACCAATAATAGTGTCTAATAAAAATGATAAGGATGATATAGTATGCCAATGCAAAATGTTCAgtgaatgtattttaatatattagttTATCAGTATTATCAACACATTCTTTTGAGGTGTAATTAGATTATTTGTCCAACAAATGAACCAAAAGCATTGACCATGTAAACGTGTTTCTGTTAAAAGAATTAAAACCACATTTTAATTTCTGTGCTTTTGTTTCAGTATGAAACACATTTTGACATgttacagtgctgtaaaaaaaagtatttgccccatcctgatttcttctgtttttgtgtacatctcgtaTTAAGTAGTTTTTGATTTTCAAACGaagtacaacataaaacaaaggcaaattGAGTAAACACGCAgtacagttttgtttgtttttttttaaatttttttttattgacgcaaaaaaaaaaaagttatccaacacctatcaccaatgtgaaaaactaattgcccccttaaacataaaatctggttgtgccacctttagcagcaataactgtgaCCAAATGCTTCCGAAAACTGGAcgtcagtctttcacttacttctaggacttatTCCAacgctttggattgttgtcttgctgcataatccagtcgcGCTTGAGTTACAACTTATGGACTGaggaccggacattctcctttaggattttctggtagagagcagaattcatgttttcctcaattattgcaagttgcccagtccctgaagcagtaaagcatccccacaccatcacactgccaccaccatgcttgaccgtaggtatgatgttctttttgtggaattctgtgtttggtttacgccagatgtaacgggactcctgtcttccaaataattccactttcaactcatcagtccccagaacattctcccaaaaggtttgaggatcatcaaggtgtgttttggcaaaattcagacgagcgttaatgttcttctgggttagcagtggttttcacctcaccactcttccatggaagaGTGCCATTTCTGCCCAGTGTCtatctgatagtggagtcagaaacagtgacctttattgatgtaagagaggcctgtaggtcctttgatgttgtcgttggatcttttgtgacttgctggatgagtcgtcgctgtgctcttggagaaattttggaaggttggccacttctgggaaggttcactacagtgccgagtttttccatttggagataacagcTCTCACTGTAGTTCTTTGAAGtaccagagcctttgaaatagctttgtaacccttcccagactgatgtatttcaatcaccttcttcctcatcatttctagact from Ictalurus furcatus strain D&B chromosome 6, Billie_1.0, whole genome shotgun sequence includes:
- the impg2a gene encoding interphotoreceptor matrix proteoglycan 2, translating into MYSELWQIHGTSCVPFQFFLFFLFFINLYIFIDEANCITKLRELDKLSQSSHISWAETQSQAPEERGLLARQKRNLLLSSGVQLCSQETLQQAIASHLIYYQLRVCQEVIWEAFKIFLDRIPVDEEYQHWMSQCQTGTISTREIGVTMSQSEEHLALIHSRKRISRLFWLQVSNAIERIPVTIHPTVEYRMNLTGILKGERWRVQLSNPTSSQYYTLSQHFSEKVAAALEKLDEFKSVSVLDFRPQLDTSGGEAVLVNYVVSLQTLGQEISSETLDFINMQLNMMEGNFSDAEKPTVLHTIADLHVYITDALLDTKLKEDVHLYSAVETQSLPSVTPTVASNQAAGSTDAVSGDETYQRDDILENDPSEDSGEHAGKMDEDASLLTDTPLARDYEFSIFTTITEYLEEFLAPPSPTPATATTESAAAKDHTLTGTDKRQENSLEEEELVTPPQTAKDVEDAEVPTQTEVEMAMEVTEASREIHKAVTLAGIKDVNSFTVKTKETPNVEREDFDVSIVINGDEYGLAMETITPAIEIHEEEIPTEAHSVHPIHLSPDKEFVPTMPSEVTVPERESVHLPTGTAEGSEISIAMPTSAWRALIVFFSLRVNNMIFSEDLFNKSSPEYKALEQRFLELLVPYLQSNLSDFQNLEILNFRNGSIVVNSRMKFWKPVSRGVTTAVYLILEDFCNTAYQTMNLAIDKYSINVESGDQADPCKFQACNEFAACTVSRWSSEAECVCNPGYFSVDGLPCQNICEIQPGFCLNDGKCDIVPGRGAICRCRVGHNWWYRGEHCEEYVSEPLVVGIAIASVAGFLLVASGVIFFLARALRNQYEEEDIVRRRDSIASLEWATKYNPMYESDVTTGYNHYYQRYPEPPIHSSASAEVSTDFSTEEIQHIYENIELTKEEIQDRIRIIDLYAKDRQCVNIVRQDQA